One region of Armigeres subalbatus isolate Guangzhou_Male chromosome 3, GZ_Asu_2, whole genome shotgun sequence genomic DNA includes:
- the LOC134222288 gene encoding uncharacterized protein LOC134222288: MRRTSRWFNGPDFLQNPEEEWPVKLHIESSTTEELRPHLLIHMKFLESIIDYKKVSNWIPLLRRTAYVFRFIENTRPSTPRKRIIGSLTTCELKTAENYLYRIAQRGSYSDEVAVLSKGQGNENSTVTIPRNSPIYHLGPVLDENGVLRVHGRTKACPFIHPDAVNPIILPRDHHITQLIVAHYHGKYHHQNHNTVVNELRQRYSIPRLKATYNRVRQFCQQCKNDRARPQPPAMGDLLLPRMAAYARPFTYMGVNYFGPIMIILGRRLEKRWVLLATCLTTRAIHLQIVHTDSCIMALRNVMARRGVPAVIYSDRGTNFQGASKELNVAMASLDHQRMAKEFTSSHTSWSFIPPASPHMGGAWERLVRTVKQNLVKLKSNRTLSHEVLENLLAEIENIVNSRPLTCIPVDDDQSPVLTPNHFLLGSSNGLRPWVPFDDNSQVLKNCWKLSQTLANQFWKQWLRDYLPYITRRTKWLTETKPIGINDIVIIVDPNSPRNTWLKGRVIGTKQGSDGQVRSATVQTPWGIYERPAVKLAVLDVGVCINATPSNCIPRGSVGYATSSPVEPEYPSVTDTEPMPHLPPSEGIDNATSAKQHLHSKNRTMNNNRSTIATIAR, translated from the coding sequence ATGAGAAGAACAAGTCGGTGGTTCAATGGGCCGGATTTTTTACAAAACCCTGAGGAAGAATGGCCGGTTAAACTACACATCGAAAGCTCTACCACAGAAGAATTACGTCCACATCTACTCATCCACATGAAATTCTTGGAGTCAATCATCGATTACAAAAAAGTGTCTAACTGGATTCCGCTTCTTCGTCGTACCGCATACGTGTTCCGGTTCATTGAGAATACCAGGCCTTCGACACCCCGGAAAAGGATCATTGGATCGTTGACAACTTGTGAACTAAAAACGGCTGAAAATTATTTGTACCGGATCGCGCAAAGAGGATCCTACTCCGATGAGGTTGCAGTGTTATCGAAAGGGCAAGGAAACGAAAACTCAACAGTCACGATACCCAGGAACAGTCCAATTTATCATCTAGGTCCAGTCCTCGATGAAAATGGTGTACTTCGCGTTCATGGCAGAACAAAGGCTTGTCCGTTTATACATCCAGATGCAGTTAATCCGATTATACTTCCACGTGATCACCACATCACACAACTCATCGTAGCTCATTACCACGGCAAGTACCATCATCAAAACCACAACACAGTTGTTAATGAGTTGCGGCAACGGTACAGTATTCCTCGTCTGAAGGCTACCTACAATAGAGTTCGCCAATTCTGCCAGCAATGTAAGAACGACCGGGCACGCCCCCAACCACCAGCTATGGGTGACCTGCTCTTACCGCGTATGGCTGCATATGCTCGTCCGTTTACTTATATGGGGGTGAACTATTTTGGACCAATTATGATCATCCTTGGACGCCGTCTCGAAAAACGTTGGGTGCTTCTTGCCACCTGCTTGACCACTCGTGCCATCCACTTGCAAATCGTTCACACCGATTCATGTATAATGGCACTAAGAAACGTCATGGCTAGGAGGGGTGTACCAGCAGTCATATACAGTGACAGAGGTACGAACTTTCAAGGAGCAAGCAAAGAACTCAATGTAGCTATGGCAAGTTTGGATCATCAACGGATGGCAAAAGAGTTCACTTCCTCCCATACATCTTGGAGCTTCATCCCTCCTGCCTCCCCACACATGGGAGGGGCATGGGAGCGTCTCGTAAGAACCGTCAAGCAGAACCTTGTGAAACTTAAATCGAACCGAACGCTATCCCATGAAGTTCTTGAAAACCTGCTAGCGGAGATCGAGAATATCGTTAACTCTCGCCCGTTAACCTGCATCCCTGTTGATGACGACCAGTCACCTGTACTAACTCCCAACCATTTTCTTCTGGGATCAAGTAATGGATTGAGACCCTGGGTTCCTTTTGACGATAACTCGCAAGTGCTGAAGAATTGCTGGAAGCTGTCGCAAACTTTAGCCAACCAATTTTGGAAACAGTGGCTCCGAGATTATCTCCCGTATATCACTCGTAGAACCAAATGGTTAACGGAAACGAAGCCCATAGGTATCAATGACATAGTGATTATAGTAGATCCGAATTCTCCACGAAACACTTGGCTTAAAGGCCGAGTAATTGGAACCAAGCAGGGCTCGGACGGACAGGTCCGCAGTGCTACGGTACAAACTCCGTGGGGCATCTACGAGCGACCAGCTGTGAAACTTGCCGTGCTTGACGTAGGCGTCTGTATCAATGCAACACCTAGTAATTGCATTCCGAGGGGGAGTGTTGGTTACGCTACGTCTTCACCCGTTGAACCCGAATACCCCAGTGTAACCGATACTGAACCGATGCCACACCTGCCACCTTCTGAGGGGATTGACAACGCTACTTCTGCAAAACAGCATCTACACAGCAAGAACAGGACAATGAACAACAATAGATCTACGATTGCCACTATTGCGCGCTAG